Proteins encoded within one genomic window of Solibaculum mannosilyticum:
- a CDS encoding ABC transporter ATP-binding protein, whose product MKERSWLGILLSFVTPCRGKLTASVVLAIVSVAGGFVPYLGVYQIIRLFFLRQAAWEGVLFWCGVCLAGYVVKVAGYALSTMLAHVSAYTILEGLRRQVADRLMGAPLGEVDVRSIGSLKSTIVDRIEDIEPPLAHMIPELSSNLLLPLVVAITMFSIDWRMGLALLVTVPLALLPMAFAMGSYNKNYAAYMAANAHVNSVIVEYVEGIQVVKAFSQGERSYQKFAQAVCSFRDFTMAWFRGTWASMNLCLSILPTTLLGTLPVGVWLYSTGVLDPAQVTLCLMLALGIVAPLMSATAFLNSMKSMQFAVNDTRELLNLPQLSQAEREIPLTDNTIQLRDVSFSYGGEAETNVLDHLNLTIPQEKFTALVVPSGGGKSTIARLVARFWDVTEGTITLGGQDIRELPLKQLSQTISFVTQDNFLFDCSIKENIRLGRPAASDEEVFAAARAAQCEEFISRLEHGWDTTAGEAGKQLSGGERQRIAIARAILKDAPIVVLDEATAFTDPENEDKIQQSIMALSKGKTLLVIAHRLSTIQKADQIVVLEKGQVVDCGTQEELLCRCPLYQTLWAAHVGVQNWAVTSTEQEGK is encoded by the coding sequence ATGAAGGAGCGAAGCTGGCTTGGGATATTGCTGTCCTTCGTCACACCCTGCCGGGGAAAACTGACCGCTTCTGTAGTGCTGGCAATCGTCAGTGTAGCCGGTGGTTTTGTCCCTTATCTCGGGGTTTATCAGATCATCCGCCTGTTCTTTCTGCGGCAGGCGGCATGGGAGGGTGTCTTGTTTTGGTGCGGCGTCTGTCTTGCGGGCTATGTTGTCAAGGTGGCGGGCTACGCACTGTCAACGATGCTGGCCCATGTGTCTGCCTATACTATTTTGGAGGGGCTGCGGCGCCAGGTGGCGGATCGGCTGATGGGGGCGCCGCTAGGCGAGGTGGATGTACGCTCTATCGGCTCGCTGAAAAGCACCATCGTAGACCGCATAGAGGACATTGAGCCGCCGCTGGCCCACATGATCCCGGAGCTCAGTTCCAATCTGCTTCTTCCGCTGGTAGTGGCCATCACCATGTTCTCCATTGATTGGCGAATGGGCCTTGCACTGCTGGTCACGGTACCCTTGGCACTGCTTCCTATGGCCTTCGCCATGGGGAGCTATAACAAGAATTACGCTGCTTACATGGCCGCAAATGCCCATGTCAACAGCGTCATTGTGGAGTATGTGGAGGGTATCCAGGTGGTGAAGGCGTTCAGCCAGGGGGAACGCTCCTATCAGAAGTTTGCCCAGGCGGTGTGTTCTTTTCGTGACTTCACGATGGCCTGGTTCCGTGGTACCTGGGCCTCAATGAATTTGTGCCTGTCCATTCTGCCCACCACCCTGCTGGGGACGCTGCCTGTGGGCGTCTGGCTTTACTCCACTGGTGTGCTGGACCCGGCCCAGGTGACTCTGTGCCTGATGCTGGCTCTGGGGATCGTGGCTCCGCTGATGAGTGCCACAGCCTTTCTCAATTCCATGAAAAGTATGCAGTTCGCCGTAAATGATACGCGGGAACTGCTGAACCTGCCGCAGCTTTCCCAAGCGGAGCGGGAGATCCCCCTGACAGACAACACGATCCAACTACGGGATGTTTCTTTCTCCTATGGAGGAGAAGCAGAGACCAATGTCCTTGACCATCTGAATCTAACCATTCCTCAGGAGAAGTTTACCGCTCTGGTGGTACCCTCTGGCGGCGGTAAGTCCACCATTGCCCGTCTGGTCGCCCGGTTTTGGGATGTGACGGAGGGTACGATCACCCTGGGCGGTCAGGACATCCGGGAGCTACCCTTGAAACAGCTCTCTCAGACGATCAGTTTTGTGACCCAGGACAACTTCCTGTTCGACTGTTCCATCAAAGAGAACATTCGTCTGGGGCGGCCCGCCGCATCGGATGAGGAGGTGTTTGCCGCCGCAAGAGCGGCCCAATGCGAGGAGTTTATCAGCCGGTTGGAGCATGGCTGGGATACCACCGCCGGTGAGGCAGGCAAACAGCTCTCCGGCGGAGAACGCCAGCGCATCGCCATCGCCCGGGCCATCTTGAAAGATGCGCCCATCGTCGTTCTAGATGAAGCCACCGCTTTCACTGACCCGGAGAACGAGGACAAGATTCAGCAGTCCATTATGGCCCTTTCCAAAGGCAAAACTCTGCTGGTAATCGCCCACCGCCTCTCGACCATCCAAAAGGCCGACCAAATCGTTGTTCTGGAGAAGGGGCAGGTCGTAGACTGTGGCACACAGGAAGAACTGCTTTGCCGCTGCCCGTTGTATCAGACGTTATGGGCAGCCCATGTTGGGGTGCAAAATTGGGCGGTCACCTCGACGGAACAGGAGGGAAAGTGA
- a CDS encoding energy-coupling factor transporter transmembrane component T translates to MERDTHQTIFDPRAGLWMLLAANIIAFRPHTLWMELALISLILLLILLHGRVSMAVKWLIGYGALVFFQQVILPASPGIIATSFTIFATYIRRMFPCLMIGSLMLKCTPLRYLILGLHQLHVPQKLIVAISVTLRYFPAIREEIGYIRDAMKLRSIRGLAKLECTVVPLMVSATETAEELSAAAVTRGIENPTRKTSAISLHLWLPDLVGMLAGLALLICSFVIQ, encoded by the coding sequence ATGGAGCGCGACACCCATCAAACTATTTTTGATCCGCGCGCTGGTCTCTGGATGCTGTTAGCCGCTAACATCATCGCATTTCGTCCTCACACCCTCTGGATGGAGCTGGCCTTGATCAGCCTCATCCTGCTTTTGATACTCCTTCATGGCCGCGTCAGCATGGCGGTCAAATGGTTAATCGGCTACGGGGCACTAGTCTTTTTCCAGCAAGTGATTTTACCGGCTTCTCCCGGTATCATCGCCACCAGCTTTACCATTTTTGCTACCTATATCCGCCGGATGTTTCCTTGTCTGATGATCGGTTCCCTGATGCTGAAATGCACACCGCTCCGGTATCTGATCCTGGGGCTGCATCAGCTTCATGTGCCGCAGAAATTGATCGTAGCGATCTCTGTGACCCTTCGATACTTTCCGGCAATCCGGGAGGAGATCGGCTATATTCGAGATGCCATGAAGCTGCGCAGCATCCGGGGACTTGCCAAGCTGGAGTGTACTGTTGTGCCGCTCATGGTATCGGCGACAGAGACTGCAGAGGAGCTTTCTGCCGCAGCGGTCACCCGCGGCATTGAAAATCCCACGCGTAAGACAAGCGCCATATCGCTGCATCTGTGGCTTCCGGATCTGGTGGGAATGCTGGCAGGACTTGCCTTGCTGATATGCTCATTTGTGATACAATAG
- a CDS encoding ABC transporter ATP-binding protein — protein sequence MISLEQVSFGYEESQEILSGISTSIAPGECVLLCGASGCGKTTVTKLINGLIPAFTPGCRLDGRVNVDGLDPQKTPMYELARQVGSVFQNPKSQFFNLDTDSEVAFGLENEGRPPEEIRRRVSETMKALHINELQGRNIFSLSGGQKQLLAFASVYAMGPVIYVLDEPTANLDQEAISHLHDQIAYLKQQGHTVIIAEHRLYFLTDLIDRALYLRSGVLERIFTREEFCALSNQERERLELRTLIPAICKLPYAEPAGTETGLSVESLSCAFQKGTPVFRNLSFSARPGEAVAITGPNGVGKTTLSRCLCGLLREQSGRVLLHGKALDRKERQKVSFCVMQDVNHQLFSDSVWGECQMSAPDAPKEKFAEVLESLQLLPFRERHPMSLSGGQKQRLAVATALLSEKPVLIFDEPTSGLDYARMVEVSKVIRALVRQGRIVLVVTHDQEFMQRACDRVLRL from the coding sequence ATGATCTCATTGGAACAGGTATCCTTTGGCTATGAAGAAAGCCAGGAGATACTTTCCGGGATCAGCACATCCATCGCCCCCGGAGAGTGTGTCCTGCTTTGTGGAGCCTCCGGCTGTGGAAAGACAACGGTAACCAAGCTGATCAACGGCCTAATCCCCGCCTTTACGCCTGGATGCCGCCTGGACGGTCGGGTGAATGTGGACGGTCTTGATCCGCAGAAAACCCCCATGTATGAACTGGCCCGTCAGGTGGGCTCCGTCTTTCAAAATCCAAAGTCCCAGTTTTTCAATCTAGATACGGACAGCGAGGTGGCCTTCGGCTTGGAAAATGAAGGCCGTCCTCCGGAGGAGATCCGCCGCAGAGTATCGGAAACCATGAAGGCGCTGCACATTAACGAATTGCAGGGGCGGAATATTTTCTCACTGTCCGGTGGACAAAAACAGCTTTTGGCATTCGCTTCTGTCTATGCCATGGGGCCGGTGATTTATGTACTGGACGAGCCCACAGCCAATCTGGATCAGGAGGCGATCTCCCATCTTCATGACCAGATCGCTTATCTGAAACAGCAGGGGCATACAGTCATCATTGCGGAACACCGGCTGTATTTCCTTACCGATCTTATTGACCGCGCGCTGTATCTGCGTAGCGGCGTTCTGGAGCGTATCTTCACCCGTGAGGAATTTTGTGCGTTATCCAACCAGGAGCGGGAGCGGCTGGAGCTGCGCACCCTGATTCCGGCAATCTGTAAGCTTCCTTATGCGGAACCGGCGGGAACGGAAACGGGACTGTCTGTGGAGAGCTTGTCCTGTGCCTTTCAAAAGGGGACGCCGGTATTTCGGAACCTGTCCTTTTCTGCCCGACCGGGAGAAGCCGTCGCCATCACCGGCCCAAACGGTGTGGGCAAGACGACGCTTTCCCGTTGTCTGTGCGGGTTGCTTCGGGAGCAATCCGGGCGCGTCCTGCTCCACGGCAAGGCGCTGGATCGCAAAGAGAGGCAGAAAGTCTCTTTCTGCGTGATGCAGGATGTCAACCACCAGCTTTTTTCTGACAGTGTATGGGGCGAGTGCCAAATGTCTGCCCCAGACGCGCCAAAGGAAAAATTTGCGGAGGTCCTGGAGAGCCTCCAACTTCTGCCCTTTCGGGAGCGGCACCCTATGTCCCTTTCCGGTGGGCAGAAACAACGGTTGGCAGTAGCTACGGCACTGCTTTCCGAAAAGCCCGTGCTGATTTTTGATGAACCGACCAGCGGCCTGGACTATGCCCGCATGGTGGAGGTTTCCAAAGTGATCCGGGCTTTGGTCCGGCAGGGGCGAATCGTTCTGGTGGTCACCCACGACCAGGAATTTATGCAGCGGGCCTGCGACCGGGTGCTGCGGCTTTGA
- a CDS encoding YfhO family protein, which translates to MIQPKIPFRNSLSDNGRMEGRLSRLLSFLTPLVILLLVYVLFGMFPFGQKSLLITDMSQIYVDFHSWFYDALKGGDSLLFSWNTGLGMNMVGALTFYLSSPFSFLVLLFERSQIPDALLLITLLKVGSCGFTFSFYSSKVLKFNGIRNVIFSSMYALMTYVVVYALNIMWLDGIIMLPLVLLGVHSLVEKGKILPLTVSFLIAFITQFYIAYMIGIFSILYFLGVMFRVGKPSWKTFRNRSGKFILSGALAGFMSAFLLLPTYFSLQYVYLYIASSNPGAHTLTPIELISKMALGSYDTLTYGLPNLFCGTLCILLGVLYFLNRSIQRREKMIAGGMLVILLLSMTFWPINIFWHAFDEPTWFPYRFSFLYCFVLLVLSIRCFQQLDGLKGWHIAAAAGGASLCFGSVLLFGLEHVTAVQIGTTVALLCVYALLLAAMRYRPQAALAMTLVLAATVMVELYDNTNKMVHAMDTEFRYNDRASYVSYVENRSSVIQSIRQQDPGWYRMENHDMRNANDSLSLDYYGMAHYDSFTNQHMSQFLSHLGVTTTVQNRFLRYYGSTSVLDSLLGIKYVLGTNERRDGYTEIQSFGNDQKVFLNQNALSIGYMVDDGLRNFTYDSSSQKDPFYLQNKLLNAMDGREYDYYTPIHMASTMTSDNITMESYNDWWYSVSKNENSGNSYISYTITNPKAQNVCFYLPSVGLSEQNYVYVNGELYGPWGYDLIGAIDLGWWEADQEITVSFELRDDSCYLGEPQFYGFDGHAADLLFDRLKEHQMTDIEMGTSSVKGTVDAGEGGLLFTSIPSDPGWSAEVDGKPVQLVNIADAFWAVELPEGQHEVSFSFTPQGLRIGVILSITAFILAVVLIYCIDYRGKRKKHLPVDEDPDPV; encoded by the coding sequence ATGATTCAACCAAAGATTCCATTTCGGAATTCGTTGTCCGACAATGGCCGTATGGAAGGCCGCTTGAGTAGATTGTTGTCATTTTTAACGCCATTGGTAATTTTACTGCTGGTTTATGTTTTATTCGGGATGTTTCCATTTGGCCAGAAGTCCCTTTTGATCACCGACATGAGCCAGATTTATGTGGACTTTCATTCCTGGTTCTACGACGCCTTAAAAGGTGGAGATAGCCTTCTGTTTTCCTGGAACACCGGCCTTGGTATGAATATGGTAGGGGCGTTGACATTTTATCTTTCCAGTCCCTTTTCTTTTCTGGTCCTGCTGTTTGAACGGTCCCAGATTCCCGACGCCCTCCTGCTCATTACCTTATTAAAGGTAGGCTCCTGTGGATTCACTTTTTCCTTTTATTCCTCCAAAGTGCTCAAATTCAATGGTATCCGCAATGTTATATTTTCCAGCATGTACGCTTTGATGACCTATGTGGTGGTGTATGCCCTTAATATTATGTGGCTCGACGGCATCATCATGCTGCCGTTGGTACTTTTAGGCGTCCATAGTCTGGTGGAAAAAGGCAAGATTCTGCCTTTGACGGTCAGTTTTCTCATCGCCTTTATCACCCAGTTTTATATTGCTTATATGATCGGCATTTTTTCCATTCTCTATTTCTTAGGCGTAATGTTTCGTGTAGGGAAGCCGTCGTGGAAAACATTTCGGAACCGGTCGGGGAAATTTATCTTATCAGGAGCATTGGCCGGGTTCATGTCGGCTTTTTTGCTGCTGCCCACCTATTTTTCCCTTCAGTATGTCTACCTCTATATTGCATCTTCCAATCCGGGAGCCCATACCCTGACTCCTATAGAACTCATCAGCAAAATGGCCTTGGGCAGCTATGATACGCTTACTTACGGCCTGCCCAATCTTTTCTGTGGGACGCTATGTATCCTCTTGGGCGTACTTTATTTTCTCAACCGTAGTATCCAGCGCCGGGAGAAAATGATAGCGGGCGGTATGTTGGTAATCCTGCTTCTCAGCATGACGTTTTGGCCCATTAATATATTCTGGCATGCTTTTGATGAACCAACCTGGTTCCCCTATCGATTTTCTTTTTTATACTGTTTTGTATTACTGGTGTTGTCCATTCGATGCTTCCAGCAGTTGGACGGCCTCAAAGGATGGCACATCGCAGCGGCGGCGGGAGGGGCATCCCTTTGCTTTGGAAGCGTGCTTCTGTTTGGGCTGGAACATGTTACCGCCGTGCAGATTGGGACAACCGTTGCACTCTTGTGCGTTTATGCCCTGCTGCTAGCCGCTATGCGGTACCGTCCTCAAGCAGCCCTGGCTATGACGCTCGTCCTGGCGGCCACTGTGATGGTAGAATTGTACGACAATACAAATAAAATGGTTCATGCTATGGATACGGAATTTCGATATAACGACCGGGCTTCCTATGTCAGTTATGTGGAGAACCGGTCAAGTGTGATCCAATCCATCCGGCAGCAGGATCCTGGCTGGTACCGCATGGAAAATCACGATATGCGCAATGCCAATGATTCCCTTTCCCTGGATTACTATGGGATGGCCCACTATGACTCTTTCACGAATCAGCATATGTCCCAGTTTTTAAGTCATCTGGGGGTGACTACCACCGTCCAGAACCGGTTTTTGCGGTACTATGGTTCCACCAGCGTATTGGATTCTCTGCTGGGCATCAAGTATGTATTGGGTACAAATGAACGCCGCGATGGATATACGGAAATCCAGAGTTTTGGCAATGACCAGAAGGTGTTTCTCAATCAGAACGCCTTGTCCATCGGCTACATGGTGGACGACGGGCTTCGGAATTTCACCTACGACTCCAGTTCACAAAAGGATCCGTTTTACCTGCAAAACAAGCTGTTAAATGCCATGGACGGAAGAGAATACGACTATTATACCCCAATTCATATGGCCAGTACGATGACATCTGACAATATCACCATGGAATCTTACAACGATTGGTGGTATAGCGTCAGCAAAAATGAAAACAGCGGAAACTCGTATATTTCATATACCATCACCAATCCTAAGGCACAGAATGTATGTTTTTATTTGCCGTCTGTCGGGCTGTCGGAACAAAATTATGTGTACGTCAACGGTGAATTGTATGGCCCATGGGGATACGATCTCATCGGCGCGATCGACTTGGGATGGTGGGAGGCCGACCAGGAGATTACCGTCAGTTTTGAGCTGCGGGATGACAGTTGTTATTTAGGAGAACCACAATTCTATGGATTTGACGGCCATGCGGCGGACTTGCTTTTTGACCGGCTCAAAGAACATCAGATGACAGATATTGAAATGGGAACTTCCTCAGTCAAAGGTACAGTAGACGCAGGAGAGGGAGGATTGTTGTTTACATCCATTCCGTCTGATCCCGGATGGTCGGCAGAGGTGGATGGGAAACCGGTACAATTGGTCAATATCGCCGACGCTTTCTGGGCAGTGGAGTTGCCGGAAGGGCAACATGAAGTTTCCTTCTCTTTTACCCCCCAGGGTTTACGCATAGGGGTCATCTTGTCGATTACCGCTTTCATACTGGCAGTGGTATTGATTTACTGCATAGACTACAGGGGAAAAAGGAAAAAACATCTCCCTGTGGATGAAGATCCAGATCCCGTATAA
- a CDS encoding YceD family protein: protein MILDLKALFAGDSPIQVDYSFRPEEDQLPNVSLVHVTGRLVNEADIVMSQLSASFEMPLSCDRCMSEYVAQYNFPVEHVLVTSLNHEDEDRFILVEQGQLDVDELVVSDILLSLPMKHLCRPDCKGLCPTCGRNLNEGPCGCKKPIDPRLEALGKLLE from the coding sequence ATGATTCTTGACTTAAAAGCGTTGTTTGCAGGGGATTCCCCCATCCAGGTGGATTATTCCTTTCGCCCGGAGGAAGATCAACTGCCCAATGTGTCTTTGGTTCATGTAACAGGCCGTTTGGTCAATGAAGCTGATATTGTAATGTCTCAGCTTTCCGCTTCCTTTGAGATGCCCCTTTCGTGCGACCGGTGTATGAGTGAATATGTCGCCCAGTACAATTTTCCGGTGGAGCATGTGTTGGTGACTTCTCTCAATCATGAGGATGAGGATCGTTTCATTTTGGTGGAACAGGGCCAATTGGATGTGGATGAACTGGTTGTGTCGGATATTTTGCTCTCTTTGCCCATGAAACATCTGTGCCGACCGGATTGTAAAGGTCTTTGCCCCACTTGCGGCCGTAATCTCAACGAAGGCCCCTGCGGATGCAAAAAGCCTATTGATCCCCGGCTGGAGGCATTGGGCAAGCTATTGGAATAA
- a CDS encoding helix-turn-helix domain-containing protein: MFLTGEGFPPPLAESGGCRVFQFHSDSGEGMMTQYDLFPGVFLMYNDFHMEGYDSVFCTAEDLLCIDYCRQGRMEYQSGPDTFSYVEAGDMKLDRRLEHRGHFTFPLAHYHGLTIGFVLPQAEQALREWVREFPVDLSRLQKKFCSGRHPKVIHRASSTDHIFQELYAVPEQIKLPYFRIKVLELLLYLNALELGRETEKPYFYKSQVEKVKAAHRLLTEDLERHYTIAELSERFSIPATALKECSKSIYGQPLNTYMRCFRMDHAGLLLRQEMQTSVAEIAGLVGYDSASKFAAAFREVKGKTPLEYCREGQ, encoded by the coding sequence ATGTTTTTGACAGGAGAGGGATTTCCCCCTCCCTTGGCGGAAAGCGGCGGGTGCCGTGTATTCCAGTTTCACAGCGATAGCGGTGAGGGTATGATGACCCAATATGACCTCTTTCCCGGTGTCTTTCTGATGTATAACGATTTCCATATGGAGGGCTATGACTCGGTATTCTGTACCGCCGAAGACCTGCTGTGTATCGACTACTGCCGGCAGGGACGGATGGAATATCAGTCCGGCCCGGATACCTTTTCCTATGTGGAGGCCGGGGATATGAAGCTGGACCGCCGGCTGGAACATCGGGGGCATTTCACCTTCCCGCTGGCCCACTATCACGGTCTTACCATCGGCTTTGTTCTACCCCAGGCCGAACAGGCCCTACGGGAGTGGGTTCGGGAATTCCCAGTGGATCTTTCCCGGCTGCAAAAGAAGTTCTGCTCCGGACGGCACCCAAAGGTGATCCATAGAGCGTCCTCCACAGATCACATCTTTCAGGAACTTTATGCCGTGCCGGAGCAGATCAAACTTCCCTATTTTCGAATCAAGGTGTTGGAGCTGCTGCTGTATCTGAACGCTTTGGAGCTGGGCAGGGAGACAGAGAAACCCTATTTTTATAAATCCCAGGTGGAGAAGGTAAAGGCAGCGCACCGTCTGCTGACAGAAGATCTGGAGCGACATTATACCATCGCAGAATTGTCTGAGCGGTTCTCAATCCCGGCCACTGCGCTGAAGGAGTGCTCTAAGTCGATCTATGGACAGCCGCTCAACACCTATATGCGCTGTTTCCGTATGGACCATGCAGGTCTCTTGCTCCGGCAGGAAATGCAGACCAGTGTGGCGGAAATCGCTGGCCTGGTAGGATACGACAGCGCCAGCAAGTTCGCAGCCGCCTTCCGGGAGGTCAAGGGAAAAACGCCTTTGGAATACTGCAGGGAAGGTCAATAA
- a CDS encoding ABC transporter ATP-binding protein, with the protein MFHSVGRIMRWAKGYRKRMILGFVCSFFATWCTAGPVMLAAWALGQMIRSAWGEKNLSASLPWLCLGSIAGLVLLRFFFTYWKNRLQESIGTERAAEQRMELGGVLKRVSLGYFAQNDLGDILAALTTELSTLELQSMKMVDAVVNGYIQVAVILLCVAIFCPPAALAALIGVAVSAFALRGIGRQSARTAPVSHRAQEALSGAAIEYIHGLPVVKSFGQDGVSVQRFHDACRDNKAIRIKNEFGFVPWNCLHLISLRAASVGLILLAGHQALVGALSLPYFLMIALFSFTIFGSVEAINDAAHILSVTDSVLDRLEELDQTDFIDKDGREIVLDRFDVAFSHVSFGYGSREVLHDVTFTAPQGTTTAIVGPSGSGKSTICNLVARFYDVNSGTVSVGGHDVRRFTCESLLRNISMVFQNVYLFQDSVENNIKFGCPGATHEQVVAAAKAACCHSFISALPNGYDTVIGEGGSTLSGGEKQRISIARAILKNAPIVILDEATASVDPENEHLIQQALSALTRGKTILTIAHRLATIQHADQILVVDDGHIVEHGTHEELLAQSGVYRRFVEIRKQAEGWRLA; encoded by the coding sequence ATGTTTCATAGCGTAGGACGAATCATGCGATGGGCGAAGGGCTATCGCAAGCGGATGATCTTGGGGTTCGTATGCTCCTTTTTTGCTACTTGGTGTACCGCTGGTCCGGTAATGCTGGCCGCCTGGGCGCTGGGACAGATGATCCGCAGCGCCTGGGGAGAAAAGAATCTGTCCGCCTCACTTCCCTGGCTCTGCCTGGGCAGTATTGCGGGATTGGTCCTGCTACGGTTCTTCTTCACCTACTGGAAAAACCGATTGCAGGAAAGCATCGGTACGGAGCGGGCTGCGGAACAGCGCATGGAATTGGGCGGGGTTTTGAAACGGGTGTCGTTGGGTTACTTTGCTCAGAATGACTTGGGTGACATTCTGGCGGCGCTTACCACCGAACTCAGCACCCTGGAGCTTCAGAGCATGAAAATGGTGGATGCGGTAGTGAACGGCTACATTCAGGTGGCGGTGATCCTGCTGTGTGTTGCCATCTTTTGTCCACCGGCGGCATTGGCAGCTCTCATTGGCGTGGCAGTCTCTGCCTTTGCTTTACGGGGGATCGGGCGGCAGAGTGCCAGAACCGCCCCGGTAAGCCATCGGGCGCAGGAGGCTTTGTCCGGAGCGGCAATCGAGTATATCCATGGTCTGCCGGTGGTGAAATCCTTTGGACAGGATGGCGTATCTGTCCAGCGGTTCCATGATGCCTGTCGGGACAATAAGGCCATCCGCATCAAGAATGAGTTTGGATTTGTTCCCTGGAACTGTCTGCATCTGATCTCTCTGCGGGCGGCATCGGTGGGGCTGATTCTGCTCGCCGGGCATCAGGCTTTGGTTGGCGCTCTGTCTTTGCCCTACTTTCTGATGATTGCACTGTTCTCCTTCACCATCTTTGGAAGCGTGGAGGCGATCAATGACGCAGCCCATATCCTGTCGGTAACAGATTCCGTGCTGGATCGTTTGGAGGAATTGGATCAAACCGACTTCATTGATAAAGACGGCAGAGAAATCGTGCTGGATCGATTCGATGTAGCCTTTTCGCATGTGTCCTTCGGGTATGGCAGCCGTGAGGTACTCCACGATGTGACCTTTACGGCCCCACAGGGGACTACCACCGCCATTGTGGGCCCCTCCGGCTCCGGCAAAAGTACGATCTGCAATTTGGTCGCACGGTTTTACGATGTGAATAGCGGCACTGTATCAGTCGGCGGCCACGATGTGCGGAGGTTTACCTGTGAAAGCCTTCTGCGGAACATCTCCATGGTTTTTCAGAATGTCTATCTTTTCCAAGATAGCGTGGAGAACAACATCAAGTTTGGCTGTCCCGGAGCCACCCATGAGCAGGTGGTGGCAGCAGCAAAGGCTGCCTGCTGTCACAGCTTCATCTCTGCACTACCCAATGGATATGATACGGTCATCGGTGAGGGCGGTTCCACCCTATCCGGCGGTGAGAAACAGCGTATTTCCATCGCCAGGGCCATTTTGAAGAATGCCCCTATCGTGATTTTGGACGAGGCGACAGCCAGTGTAGACCCGGAGAACGAACACTTAATCCAGCAGGCTCTCTCCGCCCTGACACGAGGAAAGACAATCCTCACCATCGCCCACAGGCTTGCTACAATCCAGCACGCAGATCAGATCCTTGTGGTAGACGACGGCCACATTGTAGAACATGGTACCCATGAGGAGTTACTGGCCCAAAGCGGAGTGTATCGTCGGTTTGTAGAAATCCGTAAACAGGCTGAAGGCTGGCGGTTGGCATGA
- the rpmF gene encoding 50S ribosomal protein L32, protein MAVPKRKVSKARRDKRRNNVWKIEVPSLVKCSQCGELKRAHRLCPNCGYYHGRQVIEKES, encoded by the coding sequence ATGGCGGTACCCAAGAGAAAAGTTTCCAAAGCACGGCGTGATAAGAGACGGAATAACGTCTGGAAGATCGAGGTTCCTTCCCTCGTGAAATGTTCTCAGTGCGGCGAGCTGAAGAGAGCTCACAGACTTTGCCCCAACTGCGGTTACTATCACGGCAGACAGGTCATCGAGAAGGAGTCCTAA